Proteins co-encoded in one Haladaptatus sp. ZSTT2 genomic window:
- a CDS encoding ABC transporter ATP-binding protein — MLEAKTLRKQFGSLVATNDVSVEFGRHDGEIVFIVGPNGAGKTTLVNLLTGLLSPDSGSVVMDGKDITRMAPEDRVHAGLVRSFQVVQVFDEMTVRENVRTAVLSKEKKLMSMFSLRDEHAEVERKVDDLLIKFGLDEHAAHVAAELPHGTRKLLDVCMSFGLEPDYLLLDEPTAGVSTSEKEYVIETIASVSKEEGVTTVTIEHDMDIVKGYADRVVALHQGAIHGQGDPSILETDDELRRLLLGVEK; from the coding sequence ATGCTAGAAGCCAAAACCTTGAGAAAGCAGTTCGGCAGTCTCGTAGCGACCAACGACGTGTCCGTCGAATTCGGCCGGCACGACGGCGAAATCGTGTTCATCGTCGGGCCGAACGGCGCGGGGAAAACCACGCTCGTGAATCTCCTGACTGGCCTGCTCTCGCCCGATTCAGGGAGCGTCGTCATGGACGGGAAAGACATTACCAGGATGGCTCCCGAAGACCGAGTCCACGCCGGACTCGTCCGCAGTTTCCAGGTCGTGCAGGTGTTCGACGAGATGACCGTCCGCGAAAACGTCCGGACGGCGGTGCTCTCGAAAGAGAAGAAATTGATGAGCATGTTCAGCCTCCGCGACGAACACGCCGAGGTCGAACGAAAGGTCGACGACCTGCTTATCAAGTTCGGCTTAGACGAGCACGCAGCCCACGTTGCCGCAGAGTTGCCCCACGGCACGCGCAAACTGCTCGACGTGTGCATGTCCTTCGGCCTCGAACCCGATTACCTCCTGCTCGACGAACCCACCGCCGGGGTTTCGACCAGCGAGAAGGAGTACGTCATCGAGACCATCGCCAGCGTGAGCAAAGAAGAGGGCGTGACGACGGTGACAATCGAACACGACATGGACATCGTGAAGGGGTATGCAGACCGCGTCGTGGCACTCCATCAGGGAGCCATCCACGGACAAGGCGACCCGTCAATTCTCGAAACCGACGACGAACTCCGCCGCCTCCTGTTGGGGGTGGAGAAATGA
- a CDS encoding ribonuclease R family protein: MTDDAQAYAGTAEGQGPVEIDEDLARHLANKREELFEKFEIRDAFPPEVMAEAEERTTDVQEEIHAEVDNRTDLRDMPTWTIDPVDAQDFDDAISIEEGEEEYTLWVHIADVTHYVHPESNMWEEAVKRGNTVYLPAYTIHMLPPMLAETVCSLVPNEERLAHTVEMHISKETLSYESIDIYKSVIESDERLTYSQAEKRLDDEDADLHDEISLVFELANQLHEQRKEDGSLVLNPSRDRAHTIIEECMLKANKAVTHELMWGRGVEAMYRVHPQPTPDEWDKALQEIQDLDGVKIPGSTWDDPRKAVNATIENAPGRQLNKIQWAVMKVMPRAKYMNDPFGGHHALNFEIYGHFTSPIRRLSDLINHWIVYQNDVPENLIELCDRASDRQKAAETCERQYKQFLEEVGLDPYAVNSRGLVVIEDDDDEADESIDE, translated from the coding sequence ATGACTGACGACGCCCAGGCCTACGCCGGGACGGCCGAGGGACAAGGTCCCGTCGAAATCGACGAAGACCTCGCCCGACACCTCGCGAACAAACGCGAGGAACTCTTCGAGAAGTTCGAGATTCGCGATGCCTTCCCACCGGAAGTCATGGCCGAAGCAGAAGAACGCACCACCGACGTCCAGGAGGAAATCCACGCCGAGGTGGACAATCGGACTGACCTCCGGGACATGCCGACGTGGACCATCGACCCGGTGGACGCCCAGGACTTCGACGACGCCATCAGCATCGAGGAAGGAGAAGAGGAGTACACGCTGTGGGTACACATCGCGGACGTGACCCACTACGTCCACCCCGAGTCGAATATGTGGGAGGAGGCGGTCAAACGCGGGAACACAGTGTACCTGCCCGCGTACACCATCCACATGCTCCCGCCGATGCTCGCAGAGACGGTCTGTTCGCTCGTGCCCAACGAGGAACGCCTCGCTCACACCGTCGAGATGCACATCAGCAAGGAGACACTCTCCTACGAGTCTATCGACATCTACAAATCTGTCATCGAATCCGACGAACGCCTGACCTACTCGCAGGCAGAAAAGCGCCTAGACGACGAAGACGCAGACCTCCACGACGAGATTTCGCTCGTCTTCGAACTCGCAAACCAACTCCACGAACAGCGCAAAGAAGACGGCTCGCTCGTGCTCAACCCGAGCCGTGACCGCGCTCACACCATCATCGAGGAGTGCATGCTGAAGGCGAACAAGGCCGTCACCCACGAACTCATGTGGGGCCGTGGGGTCGAGGCGATGTACCGCGTCCACCCCCAGCCAACTCCCGACGAGTGGGACAAAGCCCTCCAAGAGATCCAAGACCTTGACGGCGTGAAAATCCCCGGCAGCACGTGGGACGACCCGCGCAAGGCCGTGAACGCGACCATCGAAAACGCCCCCGGCCGCCAGCTCAACAAGATTCAGTGGGCCGTGATGAAGGTGATGCCCCGGGCGAAGTACATGAACGACCCGTTCGGCGGCCACCACGCGCTCAATTTCGAGATTTACGGCCACTTCACGAGCCCCATCCGACGGCTCTCAGACCTCATCAACCACTGGATTGTCTACCAGAACGACGTCCCCGAAAATCTCATCGAACTCTGTGACCGCGCTTCCGACCGCCAGAAGGCCGCAGAAACCTGCGAACGCCAATACAAGCAGTTCCTCGAAGAAGTCGGCCTCGACCCCTACGCGGTCAACAGCCGCGGGCTCGTGGTCATCGAGGACGATGACGACGAAGCCGACGAGTCAATAGACGAGTAA
- a CDS encoding PTS fructose transporter subunit IIB yields MKFVAVTACPTGIAHSQMAAENLEQSAPELGHEIKVEVNGAMGTENELTADDIAAADAVIVAADTKVQTDRFEGKPLVNGTVKDAVNDAGAMIEEAVSIAGDASAAETVDTDSEPPTEEASTADGTADTTDDTDDDDGGLFGKVKKRFS; encoded by the coding sequence ATGAAATTCGTCGCCGTAACCGCCTGTCCGACGGGAATCGCACACAGCCAGATGGCCGCCGAGAACTTAGAACAAAGCGCCCCCGAGCTGGGCCACGAAATCAAAGTCGAGGTCAACGGGGCCATGGGCACGGAAAACGAACTCACTGCAGACGATATCGCCGCGGCCGACGCAGTCATCGTCGCCGCAGACACCAAGGTTCAGACCGACCGCTTCGAGGGGAAACCGCTCGTAAACGGCACGGTCAAAGACGCCGTGAACGACGCGGGTGCGATGATTGAGGAGGCCGTCTCGATTGCCGGTGACGCGTCCGCAGCGGAGACGGTGGACACCGATTCCGAGCCACCGACCGAGGAAGCGTCCACGGCAGACGGCACAGCAGACACGACCGACGACACCGACGATGACGACGGCGGGCTGTTCGGCAAAGTGAAAAAGCGGTTTTCGTAA
- a CDS encoding DUF7562 family protein produces MWGSRKSRASTVVTCTACGKTVLRNEAREYDKYGNRWDRDGKQFEHLCKKCDTDLCHQPRGGLETLLTECGAGEVSQDEFLARYTQTVRDRYDSLGER; encoded by the coding sequence ATGTGGGGTTCCCGGAAGTCCCGGGCCAGCACGGTTGTCACCTGTACCGCGTGTGGCAAGACTGTCCTTCGCAACGAAGCGCGTGAATACGACAAGTACGGCAACCGCTGGGATCGCGATGGCAAACAGTTCGAACACCTCTGTAAGAAATGCGACACAGACCTCTGCCACCAGCCACGCGGCGGCCTCGAAACTTTGCTCACGGAGTGTGGCGCGGGCGAAGTCTCACAAGATGAGTTCCTCGCACGCTACACCCAGACCGTCAGAGACCGGTACGATTCGCTCGGTGAGCGCTGA
- a CDS encoding AMP-binding protein, producing the protein MAWHVTVPTESYDTARDQFEWDLPDDYNLAHDLVRKHEDRDAPALYQAYPDGRRETYSFADLDRLSNQLANGLEARGIERGDRVAVLVPQKPENLLTHLACWKLGAISLPLSKLFGPDAVGYRLRDSEAKAIVVDESVRDVVTEIRDDCPDLAHVIEVDRAADSPETPFEDVLAGQPDTFDIVETDAETPAIIIYTSGSTGPPKGALHGHGVWVGHCPAFQMYFELDLDDAVCWTPADWAWIGALGDLVFPAWHYGRPVVGYPMGKFDAKTAFSLMAEFGVTDSFLPPTAIRMLMDVDSPAEQYDLSLTAICSGGEPLTPEILDWADAELDGVAVNELYGQTEANLLVTNCRKWFDALPGSMGKPVPGHDVAIVDPDTGAECATGDIGEIAVRREGDPVVFKEYWNNPEKTEKARVGPWHLTGDLGKRDDAGYIWFKSRDDDLIMTSGYRVGPGEVESAILEHPAVAQVGVVGVPDDRRGELIKAFVQVTDGTEPSDALKTEIQTLVKQNLAKYEYPRELEFVTELPQTTTGKIQRKTLRESELPN; encoded by the coding sequence ATGGCTTGGCACGTCACGGTTCCAACGGAGAGCTACGACACCGCGCGCGACCAGTTCGAGTGGGACCTTCCCGATGACTACAATCTCGCTCACGACCTCGTGAGAAAACACGAAGATAGAGACGCCCCAGCACTGTATCAGGCGTATCCTGACGGACGACGCGAGACCTACTCGTTTGCCGACCTCGACCGGCTGTCGAACCAACTCGCCAACGGCCTCGAAGCTCGCGGCATCGAACGCGGTGACCGCGTCGCCGTCCTCGTCCCACAGAAACCGGAAAACCTGCTCACGCACCTCGCCTGCTGGAAACTCGGCGCAATTTCGCTTCCGCTCTCGAAACTGTTCGGCCCGGACGCCGTCGGCTACCGCCTCCGCGACAGCGAGGCGAAAGCCATCGTCGTAGACGAAAGCGTGCGCGATGTGGTCACGGAGATTCGTGACGACTGCCCCGACCTTGCCCACGTCATCGAAGTCGATAGAGCAGCGGACAGCCCCGAAACGCCGTTCGAAGACGTACTCGCCGGGCAACCAGACACCTTCGACATCGTCGAAACCGACGCCGAAACGCCCGCCATTATTATCTACACGAGCGGTTCGACCGGCCCGCCGAAAGGCGCACTCCACGGCCACGGCGTCTGGGTAGGCCACTGCCCGGCGTTCCAGATGTACTTCGAACTCGACTTAGACGACGCCGTCTGCTGGACACCCGCAGACTGGGCGTGGATTGGCGCGCTCGGTGACCTCGTCTTTCCCGCGTGGCACTACGGCCGTCCCGTCGTTGGCTACCCGATGGGGAAGTTCGATGCAAAGACCGCGTTCTCGCTCATGGCGGAGTTCGGCGTCACCGATTCGTTCCTCCCGCCGACTGCCATCCGCATGCTGATGGATGTTGACTCGCCTGCAGAACAGTACGACCTCTCGCTTACCGCCATCTGTTCGGGTGGCGAACCGCTCACGCCCGAAATTTTAGACTGGGCAGACGCCGAACTCGACGGCGTCGCGGTGAACGAACTCTACGGCCAAACTGAAGCAAATCTGCTCGTCACGAACTGCCGAAAGTGGTTCGACGCGCTCCCCGGAAGCATGGGTAAACCCGTCCCCGGCCACGACGTGGCCATCGTCGACCCCGACACGGGCGCAGAGTGTGCCACGGGCGACATCGGCGAAATCGCGGTGCGTCGAGAGGGCGACCCTGTCGTGTTCAAAGAGTACTGGAACAACCCCGAGAAAACCGAAAAGGCGCGCGTCGGCCCGTGGCACCTCACTGGCGACCTCGGCAAGCGCGACGACGCGGGCTACATCTGGTTCAAATCGCGGGACGATGACCTTATCATGACGAGTGGCTACCGCGTCGGGCCGGGCGAAGTCGAGAGCGCCATCTTGGAACATCCAGCCGTCGCACAGGTCGGAGTCGTCGGCGTCCCGGACGACCGCCGAGGCGAACTCATCAAAGCGTTCGTGCAGGTGACCGACGGGACGGAACCGAGCGACGCGCTTAAAACAGAGATTCAAACGCTCGTCAAACAGAATTTGGCGAAATACGAGTATCCACGCGAACTTGAGTTCGTCACCGAACTTCCGCAGACGACGACGGGGAAAATCCAGCGAAAAACGCTCCGTGAATCGGAGCTTCCGAACTGA
- a CDS encoding ABC transporter substrate-binding protein — protein MLKAVGGTALAAALAGCSSLIGAGTNQDTSGEVSDVPDEPIQAGLQTFTEGPAAVLGLQSQYGAELAVERINAAGGIAGREIQLDVKHEADAYVENYTQFVSEGKEVTFGPVSSGGHAALAPEVEAQGVVNVSTDGTVTTLYEETVPDPTYSFRFQNYDVMECVSAARETVNRLGAENVNTVAGINPNYAFGKDEWKVYTTALQKLTDVEIVYEGFPDLLADDMSTHITEINNQQPDVTFSSQWGGDVVTMMNQAAANNMFDNTQLVGTVLYSAVNDLSQDIVEQAQAFSGSRNYYWGEPEPSRWSPGQKMLDDARSKWDIIPSGHFMSGYGAVASWATATEKAVNLLGGWPSQEQIAMSLEGHGFFTPAGYHVMSERHQGLSTTYFGEMGWSGDVGAPVLNDINSYSPPDVSPPPGTKSIDWIESW, from the coding sequence ATGCTCAAGGCCGTCGGCGGAACGGCACTCGCGGCGGCGCTCGCCGGGTGTAGTTCGCTCATCGGTGCAGGCACGAACCAAGACACCTCGGGTGAGGTAAGCGACGTACCGGACGAACCGATTCAGGCGGGCCTCCAGACGTTCACCGAAGGCCCGGCGGCCGTGCTTGGCCTCCAGTCGCAGTACGGCGCGGAACTCGCCGTCGAACGCATCAACGCCGCGGGCGGGATTGCCGGTCGGGAAATCCAACTTGATGTGAAACACGAAGCAGACGCCTACGTCGAGAACTACACGCAGTTCGTCTCCGAGGGCAAGGAAGTCACGTTTGGGCCGGTCTCATCGGGCGGGCACGCCGCCCTTGCACCGGAAGTCGAAGCCCAGGGCGTCGTGAACGTCTCGACCGACGGGACGGTCACGACGCTGTACGAGGAGACGGTTCCAGACCCGACCTATTCGTTCAGATTCCAGAACTACGACGTGATGGAGTGCGTATCTGCGGCCCGCGAGACGGTCAACCGTCTCGGTGCGGAGAACGTAAACACCGTCGCGGGAATCAACCCGAACTACGCCTTCGGGAAAGACGAGTGGAAGGTGTACACGACGGCGCTGCAGAAGCTCACCGACGTGGAAATCGTCTATGAAGGTTTCCCCGACCTGCTCGCAGACGACATGTCCACCCACATCACCGAAATCAACAACCAGCAGCCGGACGTGACGTTCTCCAGTCAGTGGGGTGGCGACGTGGTGACCATGATGAATCAGGCCGCCGCGAACAACATGTTCGACAACACCCAACTCGTCGGGACGGTACTCTACAGCGCCGTCAATGACCTGAGTCAGGACATCGTCGAGCAGGCACAGGCGTTCTCTGGGTCGCGCAACTACTACTGGGGCGAGCCGGAGCCCTCCCGCTGGAGTCCCGGCCAGAAGATGCTCGACGATGCCCGCAGCAAGTGGGACATCATCCCGAGTGGCCACTTCATGAGCGGCTACGGCGCGGTTGCGTCGTGGGCGACGGCCACCGAAAAAGCAGTCAACCTCCTCGGTGGCTGGCCAAGCCAAGAGCAGATTGCCATGTCCCTCGAAGGCCACGGCTTCTTCACGCCCGCCGGCTATCACGTCATGAGCGAGCGCCACCAGGGCCTCTCGACGACGTACTTCGGCGAGATGGGCTGGTCGGGCGACGTTGGCGCACCCGTCTTGAACGACATCAACTCGTACAGTCCACCGGACGTGTCGCCACCGCCGGGCACGAAGTCCATCGACTGGATCGAGAGCTGGTAA
- a CDS encoding branched-chain amino acid ABC transporter permease, whose protein sequence is MSVLTNFITHTLHGVQYGFILFLIASGLTIILGILDVLNLAHGELYALGAYVASSVLGYVVGLVPPPTDAASQAVFVAVVLGGAVLTAAVLVPVGAAIESVLLRPIYDRNEVYQLVLTFALLLIIKDAIKFGWGPTPVRLQSVYSGINGIPAASLVGLNYPTYNLVIIAVGAVVVVGLFYFFNRTKTGRIIRATAIDREMATAIGVSTDRTFTLVFAVGAFFAGFAGAMALPPTNATLEMGANPLVLSFVVIVIGGLGSLRGAFVAALVVGILSKWATWQYPPAELAAPFAIMAVILLVKPDGLFGTWGEMDA, encoded by the coding sequence ATGAGTGTCCTCACAAACTTCATCACACACACGCTCCACGGCGTCCAGTACGGGTTCATCCTGTTTCTCATCGCGTCGGGACTGACCATCATCCTCGGCATCCTCGACGTGTTGAACCTCGCCCACGGCGAACTGTACGCGCTTGGAGCCTACGTCGCATCGAGCGTCCTCGGCTACGTCGTCGGGCTGGTGCCGCCACCGACCGACGCGGCGTCACAGGCCGTGTTCGTCGCCGTCGTCCTCGGGGGTGCGGTGCTCACCGCCGCTGTCCTCGTGCCCGTTGGCGCAGCCATTGAGTCAGTTCTCTTGAGACCGATTTACGACCGCAACGAGGTGTACCAACTCGTATTGACGTTCGCACTGTTGCTCATCATCAAAGACGCCATCAAGTTCGGCTGGGGACCAACCCCTGTCCGGCTGCAGAGCGTCTACAGCGGCATCAACGGCATTCCCGCCGCCTCACTCGTCGGCCTCAACTACCCGACGTACAATCTGGTCATCATCGCGGTGGGCGCTGTCGTCGTCGTCGGGCTGTTTTACTTCTTCAACCGGACGAAAACCGGCCGCATCATCCGCGCGACGGCCATCGACCGCGAGATGGCGACGGCAATTGGCGTGAGCACCGACCGGACCTTCACGCTCGTGTTCGCCGTCGGCGCATTCTTCGCTGGCTTCGCCGGCGCGATGGCGCTCCCACCGACGAACGCGACTCTGGAGATGGGCGCAAACCCACTCGTCCTCTCCTTCGTCGTTATCGTGATTGGCGGCCTCGGGAGTCTGCGCGGGGCGTTCGTCGCCGCACTCGTCGTCGGCATTCTGAGCAAGTGGGCGACGTGGCAGTACCCGCCAGCCGAACTCGCCGCACCGTTCGCCATCATGGCCGTCATCCTGCTCGTGAAGCCGGACGGCCTCTTTGGCACGTGGGGTGAGATGGATGCGTAA
- a CDS encoding ABC transporter ATP-binding protein translates to MSDSLLSVKNVNAEVEGFQVTHDVSFEVNKGEAIGLVGRNGAGKTSTFRGIMGLTNLQSGSVRFAGEELTDLRAELIPKRGIGYQPEDRKLFTGMTVEENLRLPIWTAGKARGIDDEDAVIEEVYDVLPELEERSNANVENLSGGQAKMAAIGRALALKPDLLILDEPLEGLAPVVVENLKTHIKAINEQGIAVLIAESNVTHVPDIVDRIVVIERGEVVDSGDPHELKKKPAIQELMQGSGQE, encoded by the coding sequence ATGAGCGACTCACTCCTCTCGGTCAAAAACGTAAACGCCGAAGTCGAGGGCTTTCAGGTGACCCACGACGTCTCCTTCGAGGTGAACAAAGGCGAGGCGATCGGCCTCGTTGGCCGCAACGGTGCGGGTAAGACCTCCACCTTCCGGGGAATTATGGGCCTCACCAACCTCCAGAGCGGGTCGGTGCGGTTTGCAGGCGAGGAGCTCACCGACCTCCGCGCCGAACTCATCCCGAAACGCGGGATTGGCTACCAGCCAGAAGACCGCAAACTGTTCACCGGGATGACCGTAGAGGAGAACCTTCGACTCCCCATCTGGACGGCCGGAAAAGCGCGGGGAATCGACGACGAAGACGCCGTAATCGAGGAAGTGTACGACGTGCTGCCCGAACTCGAAGAACGCTCGAACGCGAACGTCGAGAACCTCTCTGGTGGGCAGGCGAAGATGGCTGCGATTGGTCGCGCCCTCGCGCTCAAGCCCGACTTGCTCATCTTAGACGAACCACTCGAAGGGCTTGCTCCAGTTGTGGTCGAGAACCTGAAAACCCACATCAAAGCCATCAACGAACAGGGCATTGCCGTGCTCATCGCGGAGTCGAACGTGACGCACGTCCCCGACATCGTAGACCGCATCGTCGTCATCGAACGCGGTGAGGTGGTCGATTCGGGCGACCCACACGAACTCAAAAAGAAACCTGCGATTCAAGAACTGATGCAGGGAAGCGGACAGGAATAA
- a CDS encoding helix-turn-helix domain-containing protein, which translates to MIDLTLDMTQYDCPFIDTTDDHPVSFTAMQWDFNNRSQELETRMLVEAPDRSTLDDGLHALADHDHMHTLELLSKRGDRAQVKTTIGETQAMATVREYDAYITGPFHIEDGSETWHVGVDDGGLADDFLAELERHNEFGIDSRRTYELGELFDLLRNAGPAISLLEGCRNLSTVERETLSTAVEAGYFNSPRDANLSTLAAEFDISKTAVSKNLRRSQQKLLENVIRAMADLE; encoded by the coding sequence ATGATTGACCTCACTCTCGATATGACGCAGTACGACTGCCCGTTCATCGACACCACCGACGACCACCCAGTCTCGTTTACCGCCATGCAGTGGGACTTCAACAACCGCTCTCAAGAATTAGAAACTCGGATGTTGGTCGAAGCACCGGACCGGTCAACGCTCGATGACGGCCTCCACGCCCTCGCAGACCACGACCACATGCACACCCTCGAACTGCTCTCGAAGCGAGGCGACCGCGCGCAAGTGAAAACGACGATTGGCGAGACACAAGCGATGGCGACGGTGCGCGAGTACGACGCCTACATCACCGGCCCGTTCCACATCGAAGACGGCTCTGAGACGTGGCACGTCGGCGTCGATGACGGCGGTCTTGCGGACGATTTTCTCGCGGAGCTCGAACGCCACAACGAGTTCGGCATCGACTCACGGCGAACCTACGAACTCGGCGAGTTGTTCGACTTGCTCAGAAACGCTGGCCCGGCAATCTCGTTGCTCGAAGGCTGTCGCAATCTCTCGACGGTCGAACGTGAGACGCTTTCAACGGCGGTCGAAGCGGGCTACTTCAACAGCCCGCGCGACGCGAATCTCTCGACTCTCGCCGCGGAGTTTGACATCTCGAAAACCGCCGTCTCGAAGAATCTCAGGCGCAGTCAACAGAAACTGCTCGAAAACGTCATCAGGGCGATGGCCGACCTCGAATGA
- a CDS encoding branched-chain amino acid ABC transporter permease has protein sequence MRNRLPGLVSRDGERKVRVMRGLELTLRQTALALVGLLFLFALPDIARLSPTIQLSVLHQGVVFGLAAVGLNLLVRHTQLVSFGHAAFFGTGAYTTALLAAKYNVTEFALLLIAGMLLATLMAMLIGYLSLRHTGLYFSLLTLAFGQLLYALVQGQAFFGSSDGLPVRPGPNMRPDIFGLALPPDAYEVLMYYLTVVLVVVSLLVMWRLINSPFGAALDAIGQDRTRAQFIGIPVRRYVWLAFVVSAVYGGMAGALYAMVQQHVRPGPVLYFLRSGDILFMAILGGYQTLLGPLVGGIVLVLLQDMGRDLTNYFDALTGLVLLALVFGFPQGIVGSLKKGGRVRNAASSFKDDPAVIGSWLSSFTESLVTAASRSVQNVKVLVFGVK, from the coding sequence ATGCGTAATCGACTGCCCGGCCTCGTCTCGCGCGACGGCGAGCGCAAGGTCAGAGTGATGCGCGGGCTCGAACTCACGTTGCGCCAGACGGCGCTTGCACTCGTTGGCCTGCTCTTTCTCTTCGCACTCCCGGACATCGCGCGGCTCTCGCCCACGATTCAACTCAGCGTCCTCCACCAAGGGGTCGTGTTCGGGCTTGCGGCGGTTGGCCTCAACCTGCTCGTTCGCCACACCCAACTCGTCTCGTTCGGGCACGCCGCCTTCTTCGGGACGGGAGCCTACACGACGGCGCTGCTCGCCGCGAAGTACAACGTGACCGAGTTCGCCCTCTTACTCATCGCAGGGATGCTGCTTGCGACGCTGATGGCGATGCTGATTGGCTACCTCTCGCTTCGCCACACGGGGCTGTACTTCTCGCTGCTGACGCTCGCCTTTGGGCAGTTGCTCTACGCGCTCGTTCAGGGGCAGGCCTTCTTTGGGTCGAGCGACGGCCTCCCCGTCCGTCCGGGGCCGAACATGCGTCCCGACATCTTCGGGTTGGCGCTCCCGCCGGACGCCTACGAGGTGCTGATGTACTACCTCACCGTCGTCCTCGTCGTCGTGTCGCTGCTCGTGATGTGGCGACTCATCAACTCGCCGTTCGGCGCGGCGCTCGACGCGATTGGCCAAGACCGCACCCGTGCTCAGTTCATCGGCATCCCCGTCCGCCGGTACGTCTGGCTCGCGTTCGTCGTCTCCGCGGTGTACGGCGGGATGGCCGGCGCGCTCTACGCGATGGTGCAACAACACGTCAGGCCCGGCCCAGTGCTCTACTTCCTCCGGTCGGGGGACATCCTGTTCATGGCCATCCTCGGCGGGTATCAGACCCTGCTCGGGCCGCTCGTCGGCGGTATCGTCCTCGTGCTCTTGCAGGACATGGGTCGTGACCTGACCAACTACTTCGACGCGCTGACCGGCCTCGTGTTGCTGGCGCTCGTCTTCGGGTTCCCACAGGGTATCGTGGGGTCGCTCAAGAAAGGCGGGCGCGTCAGAAACGCCGCGAGCAGTTTCAAAGACGATCCGGCTGTCATCGGGTCGTGGCTCTCGTCGTTCACAGAATCGCTCGTCACCGCCGCAAGCCGGTCGGTACAGAACGTCAAAGTCCTCGTCTTCGGGGTGAAGTGA